A part of Chloroflexota bacterium genomic DNA contains:
- a CDS encoding aminodeoxychorismate/anthranilate synthase component II, with the protein MILVIDNYDSFTYNLVQLIGELGAELVVYRNDQISLDEVAQLAPSRIVISPGPGRPAEAGICNDLIRRFHQSIPILGVCLGHQCIGYALGGRVVRASRLMHGKTSEIYHDGRDIFHGIPNPFTATRYHSLILEEPLPECLEISARTLEGELMGIRHKEYPLNGVQFHPESILTKEGKQILRNFLGIVG; encoded by the coding sequence ATGATTCTGGTCATTGATAATTACGATTCCTTCACTTACAACCTTGTTCAGCTCATCGGTGAATTGGGAGCAGAGCTCGTCGTCTATCGGAACGACCAGATCTCGCTCGATGAGGTAGCCCAGCTGGCACCATCCCGCATCGTCATCTCTCCTGGCCCCGGCAGGCCGGCGGAGGCAGGCATCTGCAATGACCTCATTCGACGCTTTCATCAGAGCATACCCATTCTGGGCGTATGTCTGGGGCACCAATGTATCGGTTATGCCCTGGGTGGACGGGTGGTCAGGGCCTCTCGCTTGATGCACGGCAAGACCTCAGAAATCTATCACGATGGGCGGGACATCTTTCACGGTATCCCCAATCCTTTCACGGCCACGCGCTATCATTCGCTTATTTTGGAAGAACCACTGCCGGAGTGTCTGGAGATCTCGGCCCGCACGCTCGAAGGGGAGCTTATGGGGATAAGGCACAAAGAGTATCCCCTGAATGGAGTGCAGTTCCACCCGGAATCCATTTTGACCAAGGAGGGCAAGCAGATACTCCGAAACTTTCTGGGTATTGTAGGATAA